In Lottiidibacillus patelloidae, the genomic window TAATGTATTCGCCGCGATAAATAAGTCCTTTGTTGTACAGATCAACGAATACTTTACGTACTGCATCTGAAAGACCTTCATCAAGTGTGAAGCGCTCGCGTGAATAGTCTAGTCCTAAACCTAATTTTGACCATTGTGTACGAATAAAGCCTGCATAATCTTCTTTCCATTTCCAAGCTTCTTCTAAAAACTTTTCGCGTCCTAAATCGTAGCGAGATTTGCCTTCTTCTTTTAACTTTCCTTCTACTTTTGCTTGCGTAGCAATTCCTGCATGGTCCATACCTGGAAGCCATAATACATCATAGCCTTGCATGCGTTTTGTTCTCGTAAGAATGTCTTGTAACGTTGTATCCCAAGCATGACCTAAATGTAATTTTCCAGTTACGTTTGGGGGTGGAATTACAATTGTATATGGTTCTTTTGTTTCGTCATTTGTAGCCTCAAAAAACTTTCCTTTTAGCCAATAGTCATAGCGGTTTTCTTCGACCGCTTTCGGATCATACTTTGGCGGTAATGTTGGTTCATGGTTACTCATTTTTACTCCTCCTTAATTGTAAACAAATGCATATCGACAAAAATAAAAAAAGCCTCTCTCATCTCAAAGGACGAAAGAAGCATCTTCGCGGTACCACCTTAGTTTATAGACATACTACTGCCTATACGCTCATTATAGATAACGGTTTTCCCGGTTCTTTCTAATTGGAAAAATCCTTTCAAAAGAACTGCTCAAGGGCGACCTTCTACAATTACATCCTAAGAAATCTCTCAGCTAATGATTTCTCTCTCTGAAGGGTTCATCATATACTCTTCCCTGTCAATGCATTTAATGAATTTATACTTTTATTTACTTATTAATAATATACATATAGTAGAGCCCTATCGTCAATCATCTTAACCAAAAATCTTTTCTATTATGCATTTCTTTTATGGTATTATTCCATTTTTATGCAAATAAATACATCTTTGTTCCTTGCACATCTAGTTTTTCCGCGCATATTTTAATAGTAACAGGCGAATGTCATGGGATGGTGAACAGTATGTTCAAAAAAAAGCGCAGTTTCTCAAGAAGGCCGATACTCCCCTATCATATGAGAAGACAGCTCAATATATTATTTAAACAAATTTTATTACCTTTAATGATTCTACAATTATTTAGAGCTATACTATTGCCAACTGCTCTCGATATTATTTTATTAGTCGTTTTTTTAACTTTATTTATTATAGCTTCTCTAAAATAAAACAAAGTCACGAAGGATTTCTCCTAAACGTGACTTTGTTTTTCATTTTCTTGTAAGATATGTTGCGCGTATTTCATTTTTGCTTCGAAAGCAAGTTGCGCACGTTGTAATTGACGAACTGCTTCCAATTCATTTGCGTATAAACTTTTCTCATATTTGTTTATAACACCCATAATTCGTTCCATTGATAAAAGATGTAAAATTAAATAATATTTTTCACTTTCATTTAGTGGAAGATAGCGTTCATAAACATCAAAAACTTCTGAATGAAGTTCTTGTAAGTCATCATTTCTACATACCGATAATAAATCAAATTGCGGGACATTCCAATGGACGTTTTCCAAGTTCAAGAAATGGTTTCCATTTGATGTACATAGGAAATGATCTTTTGAAAGCTTCCCATGGGCTAACACTAGCCTTATATTTTTTTCTTGATAGATAAGCTCTTTCCACCTTTGTAAGTAAGCATTATATTGATTAATCGTTGCCATCCAGCTCGGAAAATAGCTACAAAACAAATAGTGGAAAGGTGACATATACGTCGGTTTCTCAGCTATCGCTATATAACGTTCCATTCTTGCTTGGGTATCAATAATCGAACGTTCTAAACTATATTGATAGTTTTGTTTCCATTGCTGCTGAAAAGGAACTGTTTGCAATGTCCTTTTGTGAACAACTGCAACTTCCTCTAGCATCGTCTTCACTTTATCAATTGCTTGTAGGCGTCGCTCTGATAACCATGGTGTTAAATAATAGATCCGGTTGTTCATTGTATAGTACCGTTGCCCTGACGCAGTTAAAACAGGTGGTACACTTGGATAGATTTGTTCAGCACCAAATTGAAAGTTCCGTAAATTTTGTTCTGAAACAATTGCCTCTTTTAAGGCATATATTCCTGTTCCAGTATAAACTTTAGTCACTTTGCCAAATTGCTTAAGTACAGGGGTGAACAATCGGTAGTGTGAAAGTACTGATTTTAACTCGGTACTCATCTCTAAATGCTATGAACAGAATTTGGAATGTAAACGATTTGCCCTTCGCCAATATCCTCAGTATCTAACCGATTAATTCGTTGCAATTGGCTAACACTTACATTATATCTTTCTGCGATTGCTTGAAGCGTTTCCCCTTGCTGAGCAATACACATTCTTAGTCGAGAAAAACGCTCGTCTTCGTCATCACCAGAAAGCATTTTCGTTAAGTACAACGCATTTTCGTCACGCTTAGCTGAAGATTGGCGAGGCTGTTCCGCTTCTGTCGTTTCATCTTCGTCTTGCTCATATTCTTCTTGTGGACTGTTACGATATGCCGCTTCTTGGTTATCAACATTCATCTCGTTAACCCAATACGATTGATTGGCAGAATTGTCATGTCTTACAGTTGTTTCTTCTGCGCGGCTTTTCATTTCAATTTGTGGAGAATATGATTTTTCTTCTTCCACTTCAGCTTCCGCTTCCGTTTCATCAGTCATATTGTAGGAATTTGAATGATCAACTTCTTGTTGTTCAGGCAGTTTACGTGTTTCTACTTCAAACTCGGTGTGCTCTGCGTGATCTGAATGATCGGCATGTAATGAGACAACATTGTTATTCTCTTCTTCATATGAAGGTTGGTGCTGCTCTTTTCTAGCTTCCCCTTGATAGATTCCACTAATAATAATATCAGCAGCTAGCTTTAAACTTCCATCTTCAGGAAGCTCATAATCAAATGAATCAATAATTACATAAATGTCGTCAAGACTTCGAACTTTGTCTGTCGGTATAGTAATATCCACAGGAAAGCGATGCGCTAATTCTCCGATTCCGTCATCAGAAACAGTAACATCTTCAATCATGTTAGCGTGAGCTACTTCTCGAAGAGATGCTTCATTCTCATCTTTCGGTACGTATTCCCCTACTAATTGCAGTGCACCTGTAATTGAGATGTGATCGCCACGCTCTTCAATTGAGATTTCTGGCTCCAAACTCATTGAAAGCACCTCTTGTACTTCCTGTCCCTTCTTAAACCAAACAGATTCCTCTACAGAGAATGTCAGTGAGGAATTATTATTTTCAGCCATTAACTCTCCTCCTCCCATCTATAACGATACATTAAGAAATTTATGTGATACATGCTCACTTTATGTATAAAAAAAACCGTTCGATTAAACGAACGGCTTTTTCCAAGTTTATTTTTCACTAAGTTTCTTAAAGGCAACTTCAACAGCTGCAATTGTTTTTTCAATATCTTCATCTGTATGAGCTGTTGATAAGAAGTAGCCTTCAAATTGTGAAGGTGGTAAGAATACTCCTTCTTCTATCATCGCACGGTAGTATGTTGCAAAAGCTTCTAAATCCGAAGACTTCGCAGCATCATAGTTCTTCACTTCTTCGCTTGTAAAGAAGATGCCAATCATAGAACCTGCTCTGTTAAAACGATGTGGAATATTATAATTTTTAGCAAGATCAGTAATGCCTTCTTCTAAACGATCTGCTTTACGGTTAAATTCTTCGTACGTTTCCGGAGTAAGCTGCGATAGTGTTGCATAACCAGCAGCCATTGCTAATGGATTACCTGATAGTGTTCCAGCTTGATAAATTGGTCCACTTGGGGCAATTTGCTCCATAATCTCGCGTTTTCCACCATAAGCACCAACTGGTAAACCACCGCCAATAACTTTTCCTAAACACGTTAAGTCAGGAGTTACTCCGTAGTACCCTTGTGCGCAGTTATAGCCAACACGGAAACCAGTCATTACTTCATCGAAAACGAGTAATGAGCCATACTCATCAGCTACATCACGTAGTCCTTGTAAATATCCTGGTTCTGGTGGTACAACCCCCATGTTACCTGCAACTGGTTCTACGATCATACAAGCAATATCATCACCATATTGCTCAAATGCAAGCTTTACACTCTCTAAATCATTATAAGGAACTGTTATTGTTTGGCTAGCTACCATTTCAGGTACACCAGGACTATCTGGTAAACCTAATGTCGCAACTCCAGATCCCGCTTTAATTAATAAAGAATCACCGTGTCCGTGGTAACAACCTTCAAATTTCATAATTTTGTTTTTACCTGTATACCCTCGCGCTAGTCTTAACGCACTCATTGTTGCTTCTGTACCAGAGTTCACCATACGGACAACTTCGATCGATGGTACTCGTTCAATCACTAAGTTCGCAAGCTTTGTTTCAAGCTCAGTCGGTGCACCAAAGCTTGTACCATGTGCTGCGATTTCTTTAATACTCTCATATACTTTTTCATCACTATGACCTAAAATTAATGGTCCCCATGATAAAACGTAGTCAATATATTCATTTCCATCAATATCAACAATTTTCGAACCGTAGCCTTTTTCCATAAAAATTGGGTCCATATTCACTGATTTAAACGCACGGACAGGGCTATTTACTCCACCAGGAAGTACTTTTTTTGCTTCTATAAAGGCTGCTTTCGACTTCTCAAAACTGCGCATGTTGCCACTCCTTAATTCTTAATATTATTCTTTCTCTCTTAACCAACGAGCTACATCTTTTGCAAAATATGTAATGATTAAATCGACGCCAGCACGTTTCATGCTCGTAAGTTTTTCAAACACGATTTCTTTTTCATTTAGCCAGCCGTTAGCTGCTGCTGCTTTTACCATTGAATATTCACCACTAACATTGTAGGCAACGATAGGCGCTTGTACTTCATTTTTCACATCACGAATAATATCTAAATAGGAAAGAGCAGGCTTTACAATTAAAAAGTCAGCGCCTTCTTCAACGTCTGATTTAGCTTCGCGCATTGCTTCCATTCGATTTGCTGGATCCATTTGGTATGTTTTACGATCGCCAAATTGCGGTGAGCTATGTGCCGCATCACGGAATGGACCATAAAATGCAGAAGCAAATTTTACTGCGTATGACATGATTGGGATATGAGCATATCCTGCTTCATCTAAGCCATGGCGAATAGCTGCAACAAACCCATCCATCATATTCGAAGGAGCGATAATGTCAGCTCCTGCCTTTGCTTGTGATACTGCCGTATCTGCTAACAGTTTTAAGGATGGATCGTTTAAAATTGTGCCATTTTCAATTACGCCGCAATGGCCATGATCAGTATATTGACATAAACAAGTGTCAGCAATGACTACTAAATTAGGAAAATGCTCTTTAATTTGTGCAACTGCACGTTGAACAATTCCCTCTGACGCATATGCAGATGTACCTACATCATCCTTTTCATTTGGAACACCAAAAACGATAACAGATTGAATACCTAGTGATTGAACTTCATCCATTTCTTCATTTAATAAATCTAATGATAAATGATAAACTTCTGGCATCGATGGAACCTCGTTTTTAACCCCAGTTCCTTCTACTACGAAAATTGGATAAATAAAGTCTTCCACATGAAGATGCGTTTCTCTGACCATCGAACGTAATGCACTGCTATTACGGAGACGACGGTGGCGTTTAAACGTTAAGTGATTCATTGTTTTACCTCCTCATAATATTTAATGATTGCATTTAACAGACCTTCTGAGGTGTATTCACTTGCAATTACTGTCGGATTAATACTTTCATCAGTAAAAACTTTCGCGGTAATTGGTCCAATACAGGCTATTTTATACTTCGATATATTTACATTATTTTCCTTCGTTAGTTGTAAGTAAACACTTGCAGCTGATCCACTCGTAAAGGTAAGAAAATCTATTTCTTCTTCTTGTATAAATGTGATAAATTCGTTTTGAATTCCTACTCGTTGCACAGTATCGTACACAACAATTTCTAAAACTGGGAACTTTGCTTGTTCCAATTTGTTCCTTAATAAAGGTTTAGACAAGTTTCCACTAAGTATTAAAACTTTACTACTTTCGTTAGCATGTTGGATTAACTCCTCAGCTAAATGTTCAGCAGTATAATTGTTTGGAAGAAGTGAAGCTGCAAATCCGTATGTAGAAAGTACATTAGCGGTCTTTTTACCAATCACAGCAAATTTTTTCTTATGTAAAATAGGGATGCTCTCTTTCGGCAAAAGCTTGAAGAAAGCATGAATCCCATTGATGCTTGTAAAAACGATCCAATCATATTGCGAGAGTTGTTCAATCTTCCTAGCAATATCCTCATTATTTTCGCGATACTTAATAGTTAATAGTGGAAATAATAGAGGTATCCCACCATAGTTTTCAATTTGTTTAGCAAGTGCTTTCGATTGTTTTTCCGGCCTCGTAATGACGACTTTTTTATTAGCTAACGGCTTATGCGTTACCATCTTGCTCAGCTTTTTCTTTTACTTCTTTAATAATCTTTGCGCCACCTTGCGCCATAATTTTCTCAGCAACTTCTAACCCAACTTGAATAGCATCCTTGCCTTCAACAGTTTCCTTTAGTATTGTTTTCCCGTCTGGGGTACCTACTAAACCTGTCATTCGAATTGTTCCTTCTTCAGTCCGTTGCGCGAAACCTGCAATCGGAACTTGACATCCGCCTTCTGATTTATGGAGAAATGATCGTTCTGCAGCTACTGTTACTGCTGTTTCTTCATCATTTAACTTTTGTAAAAGTTCTCTTAATTCTGTATCCTCTTCACGACATTCGATCGCAAGTGAGCCTTGTCCGACAGCAGGAATACATTTGTCCTCTGGTAAGTACTCTGTAATGTACTCATCTGTCCATCCCATACGTTTTAATCCAGCAGCAGCTAGTATAATTGCATCGTAGTCTTCTTCTCTTAATTTTTTTAATCGTGTATCGATATTCCCTCGAATCCACTTTATTTCCACATCAGGTCGCATATGTAAAATTTGTGCTGCGCGTCGTAAACTACTCGTTCCAACAATTGCACCTTCTTTAAGTTCTGCAAGAGTTTTATGATCTTTTGAAATTAGGGCATCACGAACATCTTCGCGCTTTGGTGTACAACCAATCATTAATCCTTCTGGAAGTTCTGCAGGCATGTCCTTCATACTATGTACGGCAAAATCAATTTCTTTGTTAAGCATTGCTTGTTCAATTTCCTTTACAAACAAGCCTTTTCCACCAACTTTAGAAAGCGTAACATCGAGAATTTTGTCCCCTTTTGTTACAATTTTTTTCACTTCAATTTCATACGGAAATCCAAGCGCTTTTAATTGATCAATTACCCAATTTGTTTGCGTTAATGCAAGCTTACTTTGTCTAGATCCAACAATAATTTTTCTCATTTTATTTTCCTCCTAATTTAACCTTTACTACTCCCATAAATGAAACGATGATAATTCACCTGATAAAAACAAATTAATTAAAATAACTAGAAAACCTGCAATGTTCCACATCGACAATGCTTTTCCGTGTAACCCTTTACCAACCTTTAAGAAAAGGTAAATGCTATAAACTATTAAAACGATAAAGGAAAGTAGCACTTTTGCATCATACCAATGAAATGCCTCTACTTTTATGTAAGCCCAAATAATACCTAGTACTAAGCTAAGTGCCAGCATAGGAACAGCAATAATTGTTGAAGAGTAGGATAAACTCTCTAGTTGAGAAAGATTACCTAAACGGACTAAACGTTTTCCCCACTTTTTCTTTTTTAACAAGTTATGTTGGAATAAATACATAATAGAGAAAATGAATGCTAATGCAAAAGCTCCATAGGATAGCATCGCCATTGAAATATGTATGATTAAAAGCTCTGACATTAACTGCTCTGTAACTGCTGTGGATACATTATCTTTCGGAGCAAAAAGGTGAATGGACATGATGATAAAACCAAATACGTTAGCAAAGAAGACAAAGAAATCAACAGTGAAAAACCAGTTAATCACTAATGATAACGTAACAATTAACCATACGTATAAAAATAACCCTTCAAAAATCGTAAAGAATGGAAAACGATTGAATTCAAGCAAAGTTAAGAGTAAAGATATTGTTTGTAAAACCCAAACAATAGAAAGCAACCAGAAGGCGATTACATTAGCCTTCCGGTTGTTTTGAAGAAAGTCTATAAAATATCCAAGTACACTTAATGCATACAAAGCTATTGTTATATCATATATCCAACTATTGGTAATTCCATACATGGTAATACCTCTTATAATTGTGCTGACACTTCTTTTGCAGCACTCTTTTTCGTTTCTTTATTTTCACTCCAATGATTTTTCAAATCATTTAATTGTAATTGTCTTTCCTCAATTTCTACTTGTTCTTCAATCGCAAAGATCTTTGAAAACATTTTTAAAGACTCTTCTGCTTCAGGTTCGACAGACATTTCTTTTAATCTTGAAATTGGATCACGCAGTAACTGATTGACAATACTTTTCGTATGCTTGCGTAACACTTTCTTTTCACGCTCAGTTAGATCAGGCATTTTACGTTCAATGCTTTCCATCGTTTGCGCTTGAATAGTTAACGCTTTTTCCCTTAATGCAGTAATAACAGGAACGACACCTAACGTGCTTAACCAGTGGTAATAATCATTAATGGCAATGGCAATCATACCTTCGATCTTTTCTGCCTCTTTCATGCGCTCTTGCATGTTAGCATCAACAATGCCTTGTAAATCATCAATATCATATAAGAAAATACTTTCAAGTTCATCCAATTTCGGATCTAAATCACGAGGAACCGCAATATCGACCATAAATAAAGGACGCCCTTTGCGCGCTTTTAAAGTGCTTTCTACCATTTCTTTAGTGATAACATAACCGTTTGCACCAGTAGAACTAATGACGATATCAGCTTTTGCTATTGCACTCGTAATGTTGCTATTGTCATATGCTTGTCCAGAAAAACGCATCGCTAACTCTTTTGCTTTCTCTAACGTACGGTTGACAACGAGTACTTCTTTCACTCCATTACTGCTTAAATGCTTAGCAGTAAGCTCACCCATTTTTCCAGCACCATAAATTAGAACCGTTTTGTTAGCTAACTCTCCGAAAATCTTTTTCGCAAGCTCTACTGCAGCATAACTAACAGAAACGGCATTCTCACCTATTTCTGTTTCGGCATGAGATCGTTTACCTAGTGTAATTGCTTCTTTAAATAAGTGATTAAAAATCGTTCCTGTCGTACCTTCTTGTTGCGCTAGAAGGAAACTATCTTTCATTTGTCCTAGAATTTGTGTTTCACCGATCACCATCGAATCTAAGCCACATACGACACGGAATAAGTGGTTGATCGCTAAATGATCTTCATGAATTTTCAAATATGGTTCAAAAACTTCTTTTTCTAAACCGAACCATTCCGCTAAAAACATTTTAATATAGTAGCGACCAGGCTTAGCTTGGTCGACAATAGCATAAATCTCCGTACGATTACATGTTGAAATTATAACATTTTCTAATATATTTTTACTTTCACTTAGCTTTTTAACAGCCTCGTTCAGTTCATTTGGATTAAATGATAGTTTTTCACGAATTTCAACAGGTGCATGCTTATAATCTATTCCTACGACTATGACGTTCATCCAGTACACCTCCGCTACAAAATTATGTCGAACAATATTAAGTAAGTATATTATATCATGACTTTTTTCATCATATTAAGTCGATTTTGTGAACATCTTTCATGTTTACGATGTGAAAAATATGGTATGATTTTTATGATATCAATTAGTTATTATATCCAATTATTTGTCGAATATCATACGTATCTTATTTTAAAAACATCCAACGTAAACTTTAACAAAATTAATAAAGCAAATCAAGTTTATCAATCACATTAGGGGGAGCAGCAATGAAAAAGCAAAACGTTTTTACTGGTATGCTATTAATTGGACTAGGACTATTCTTTGTATTACGGGAGTTTCCTTTTATGACTAGTGCTATTTTCCGTTGGCCTACTTATATATTAATTATTGGAATTGCGCTGTTTGGACAAGCATCTAAGTCGAAAGATTCGAGTTTACTGTTTCCAGCAACCGTCATCTCACTACTTGGTGTCCATTATCATGGTACTTACTTAGTAGAAGCGTGGCCAACTCATTGGTCAATGTTCCCATTAATCGTTGCCATTGCATTTTTTGTTTTATTTCAAAAAACGAGAACAGGATTCTTCTCCGGTCTATTATTCTTTTTAGTAGCGGCAATCGGCTTTCTATACCATAACGGCACCGGAACATCAGATAACTTTTTATACCTCTTAAACCGCTACTGGGCTGTCTTATTCTTAATTGTTGGAGCAATCTCTTTGGTTAGAAATAAAGCTTATTAAAATCGAAAGGCTGAAGCAATCGCTTAACGGCGTAAAAACTGGAGCACTTCGAATGAGATAAAGAAAACACGAATAGTGAAAACTATTCGATGTTGACTTATCGAAATGAAGAGTGTGAAGTTTTCTAGACGTTGATTGCTGAAGCTGGATCAATATAGAAAAGCTGAAGCGACCGTTTAGCGCCATAAATTCTGGAACACTTTGTTTGAGATAAAGGAAACACGCTGAGCTGCGCGAAGTGATGTTGACTTATCGCAGATGAGGAGTGTGAAGTTTTCTAGACGTTGATTGCTGAAGCTGGATTAAAATAGAAAAGCGAGGCGAACATATAAAATATTTTTTTGATGGAGTCAACGGCACGAGACTCCTGCGGGAAAAGCAACAGCTGAAGATCCCACAGGAAGTAAATTTTCCTAGGAGGCTGAAGCGTTACCCGCGAAAGCGAGTGCCTGTTACGCAAATCAATAAGAAAAAATAAAAAAACCGAACTATCCAGATCTTAAATCTGAATGAGTTCGGTTCTTTCTATGCTTTATAACTTTTTGTTAAAGCCTCTTACTTTCTTTTCTTAACGTTTACTCTTCACTTTCACTTGTAGAGAGTCTACGCTTATCTTTTGTCATATATGATTCAATTGCACTCCATGCCTTATCTTTACCTAATCCAGTCTCAGATGAGAATAAAATAAGGTGATCGTCTTCAACCATTTGCAACGTTTCACGAACGATTTTTAAATGTTTTTGATGTTTTCCTTTCGGAATTTTATCAGCTTTCGTTGCAATAACGATCGCTGGAATTTCAAAATGCTTAAACCAATCGTACATCATAATGTCATCCTTTGATGGTGGATGGCGTAAGTCTACGATTAATACAGCCGCTCTTAATTGTTCGCGTTGCATGAAGTAAGTCTCAATCATTTTACCCCAAGCTTCTACTTCTTTTTTTGAAACTTTAGCAAAGCCATAGCCTGGAACATCAACGAAATGCATGATGTCATTAATAATATAAAAGTTTAACGTTTGCGTTTTACCTGGACGCTGTGAAATCCTCGCTAAATTTTTACGATTTAGCATTTTATTAATAAAAGAGGATTTCCCTACATTAGAACGTCCTGCAAGAGCAAACTCTGGAAAATGTGTTGGTGGATATTGCTCTGGCTTTACAGCGCTTGTTACAATTTCACTTTTTGTTACTTTCATTTTTTTACTCTCCTACTATTGCATGTTGCAATACTTCATCTAAATGAGATACAGGAATAAAAGTTATATCACCTTTTACACTTTCAGGAATATCATCTAAATCCTTCTCATTTTCTTTTGGCATAATAATCGTCGTTAATCCTGCACGGTGTGCGCTTAATGTTTTTTCTTTTAAGCCTCCGATTGGAAGGACGCGACCTCTTAATGTAATCTCACCTGTCATGCCAACTTCTTTGTTAACTGGTTTCTTAGTCAAGGCAGATACTAATGCCGTTGCCATCGTAATACCAGCAGATGGACCATCTTTCGGAACTGCTCCTTCTGGAACATGGATATGAATATCATTTTTTTCATGAAAGTCTGGGTCTACATGCAGTTCGTCACTTCGTGAACGAATGTAACTAAATGCTGCTTGGGCAGATTCTTTCATGACATCTCCGAGTTTACCAGTTAAGATTAGTTTACCTTTTCCAGGATAAACTGATACTTCTATTGATAAAGTATCTCCTCCAGCGCTCGTATAGGCAAGTCCTGTTGCCGCACCAACTTGGTGTTCCGTTTCAGCTTGACCAAAGCGATACTTCGGCTTACCAATCATTTCTTCAACTGATTTCTCTGTAATGATAACACGTTTCTTTTCATCAGTCGCAATCATTTTTGCTGCTTTACGACAAAGTTTCGCAATTTCACGCTCTAAATTACGGACACCTGCTTCTCTAGTGTAACGACGAATAACTTCTGTTAACGCATCGTCACGTAATTGAACCTTCCCTTTATCTAATCCATTTTCCTTTAATTGTTTAGGGAAAAGGTGTTCTTTACCGATATGAAGCTTTTCAACTTCTGTATAACCGGCAATATGAATTAATTCCATTCGGTCTAATAGTGGACCTGGAATTGAGGAAATATCATTTGCCGTAGCAATGAACATAACATTTGATAAATCGTACGATTCTTCAATGTAATGGTCACTAAATGTGTTATTTTGTTCTGGATCTAACACTTCAAGCATTGCTGAAGATGGATCGCCTCTAAAATCATTCGACATTTTATCGATTTCATCAAGAAGGAAAACTGGATTGATTGTTCCCGCTTTTTTCATTCCTTGTATTATTCGACCAGGCATCGCACCTACATATGTGCGGCGATGTCCACGAATCTCGGCTTCATCTCTAACTCCACCTAGTGAAATGCGGACAAATTTTCGATCAATGCTATTTGCAATGGATCGAGCAAGCGATGTTTTACCGACACCAGGAGGTCCAGCTAAACATAAAATTGGTCCTTTAATAGAATTCGTTAGTTTCTTTACTGCCAAATATTCTAATATTCGTTCCTTCACTTTTTCTAGTCCGTAATGATCTGCATTCAATACTTTTTCTGCATTATTTAAGTTCAAATTATCAACGGTTTCTTTTGTCCACGGTAATTGGATGAGCCAATCTAAATAGTTACGAATAACCGAACTTTCTGCAGAACTTGCAGGAACTTTTTCATAGCGATCCACTTCTTTAAGCGCAATTTTTAAAATATTTTCTGGCATATTTGCCTTTTCAATTTGCTTTCTTAACGAATTTACTTCGCCACTTTTCCCATCTTTGTCGCCAAGCTCTTTTTGAATAGCTTTCATTTGTTCACGTAAGTAGTATTCTTTTTGCGTCTTTTCCATCGAACGTTTAACGCGAACTTCTATTTTCTTTTCAATACCAAGAACTTCTCTTTCATCTTGGAGAATTTGCAGTAAAAGATTCAAGCGATTTTTTACGCTTGTTT contains:
- a CDS encoding protein kinase family protein, which produces MSTELKSVLSHYRLFTPVLKQFGKVTKVYTGTGIYALKEAIVSEQNLRNFQFGAEQIYPSVPPVLTASGQRYYTMNNRIYYLTPWLSERRLQAIDKVKTMLEEVAVVHKRTLQTVPFQQQWKQNYQYSLERSIIDTQARMERYIAIAEKPTYMSPFHYLFCSYFPSWMATINQYNAYLQRWKELIYQEKNIRLVLAHGKLSKDHFLCTSNGNHFLNLENVHWNVPQFDLLSVCRNDDLQELHSEVFDVYERYLPLNESEKYYLILHLLSMERIMGVINKYEKSLYANELEAVRQLQRAQLAFEAKMKYAQHILQENEKQSHV
- the spoVID gene encoding stage VI sporulation protein D, with amino-acid sequence MAENNNSSLTFSVEESVWFKKGQEVQEVLSMSLEPEISIEERGDHISITGALQLVGEYVPKDENEASLREVAHANMIEDVTVSDDGIGELAHRFPVDITIPTDKVRSLDDIYVIIDSFDYELPEDGSLKLAADIIISGIYQGEARKEQHQPSYEEENNNVVSLHADHSDHAEHTEFEVETRKLPEQQEVDHSNSYNMTDETEAEAEVEEEKSYSPQIEMKSRAEETTVRHDNSANQSYWVNEMNVDNQEAAYRNSPQEEYEQDEDETTEAEQPRQSSAKRDENALYLTKMLSGDDEDERFSRLRMCIAQQGETLQAIAERYNVSVSQLQRINRLDTEDIGEGQIVYIPNSVHSI
- the hemL gene encoding glutamate-1-semialdehyde 2,1-aminomutase — its product is MRSFEKSKAAFIEAKKVLPGGVNSPVRAFKSVNMDPIFMEKGYGSKIVDIDGNEYIDYVLSWGPLILGHSDEKVYESIKEIAAHGTSFGAPTELETKLANLVIERVPSIEVVRMVNSGTEATMSALRLARGYTGKNKIMKFEGCYHGHGDSLLIKAGSGVATLGLPDSPGVPEMVASQTITVPYNDLESVKLAFEQYGDDIACMIVEPVAGNMGVVPPEPGYLQGLRDVADEYGSLLVFDEVMTGFRVGYNCAQGYYGVTPDLTCLGKVIGGGLPVGAYGGKREIMEQIAPSGPIYQAGTLSGNPLAMAAGYATLSQLTPETYEEFNRKADRLEEGITDLAKNYNIPHRFNRAGSMIGIFFTSEEVKNYDAAKSSDLEAFATYYRAMIEEGVFLPPSQFEGYFLSTAHTDEDIEKTIAAVEVAFKKLSEK
- the hemB gene encoding porphobilinogen synthase, with the translated sequence MNHLTFKRHRRLRNSSALRSMVRETHLHVEDFIYPIFVVEGTGVKNEVPSMPEVYHLSLDLLNEEMDEVQSLGIQSVIVFGVPNEKDDVGTSAYASEGIVQRAVAQIKEHFPNLVVIADTCLCQYTDHGHCGVIENGTILNDPSLKLLADTAVSQAKAGADIIAPSNMMDGFVAAIRHGLDEAGYAHIPIMSYAVKFASAFYGPFRDAAHSSPQFGDRKTYQMDPANRMEAMREAKSDVEEGADFLIVKPALSYLDIIRDVKNEVQAPIVAYNVSGEYSMVKAAAANGWLNEKEIVFEKLTSMKRAGVDLIITYFAKDVARWLREKE
- a CDS encoding uroporphyrinogen-III synthase translates to MVTHKPLANKKVVITRPEKQSKALAKQIENYGGIPLLFPLLTIKYRENNEDIARKIEQLSQYDWIVFTSINGIHAFFKLLPKESIPILHKKKFAVIGKKTANVLSTYGFAASLLPNNYTAEHLAEELIQHANESSKVLILSGNLSKPLLRNKLEQAKFPVLEIVVYDTVQRVGIQNEFITFIQEEEIDFLTFTSGSAASVYLQLTKENNVNISKYKIACIGPITAKVFTDESINPTVIASEYTSEGLLNAIIKYYEEVKQ
- the hemC gene encoding hydroxymethylbilane synthase, with translation MRKIIVGSRQSKLALTQTNWVIDQLKALGFPYEIEVKKIVTKGDKILDVTLSKVGGKGLFVKEIEQAMLNKEIDFAVHSMKDMPAELPEGLMIGCTPKREDVRDALISKDHKTLAELKEGAIVGTSSLRRAAQILHMRPDVEIKWIRGNIDTRLKKLREEDYDAIILAAAGLKRMGWTDEYITEYLPEDKCIPAVGQGSLAIECREEDTELRELLQKLNDEETAVTVAAERSFLHKSEGGCQVPIAGFAQRTEEGTIRMTGLVGTPDGKTILKETVEGKDAIQVGLEVAEKIMAQGGAKIIKEVKEKAEQDGNA
- a CDS encoding cytochrome C assembly family protein, producing MYGITNSWIYDITIALYALSVLGYFIDFLQNNRKANVIAFWLLSIVWVLQTISLLLTLLEFNRFPFFTIFEGLFLYVWLIVTLSLVINWFFTVDFFVFFANVFGFIIMSIHLFAPKDNVSTAVTEQLMSELLIIHISMAMLSYGAFALAFIFSIMYLFQHNLLKKKKWGKRLVRLGNLSQLESLSYSSTIIAVPMLALSLVLGIIWAYIKVEAFHWYDAKVLLSFIVLIVYSIYLFLKVGKGLHGKALSMWNIAGFLVILINLFLSGELSSFHLWE